The genomic window AGCTGGGCTACCTGCCCGTCGAGCCCATCGACGCCGCGAAGTCCGACCTGCGGGGCAAGTACGACGTCCTCATCCTCTACGACTTCACCCGCGAGCCGGACGACGCGATGAAGAAGAACCTGCGGGACTTCGTCGAGGCCGGCAAGGGCGTCGTCGTCCTGCACCACGCGCTCCTCGACTTCCAGCGCTGGGACTGGTGGTGCAACGAGGTCGTCGGCGGGTCCTATCGGCTCTCCTCCGAGGGGGGCAAGCCGTCCTCGGCCGTCAAGGACGCCCAGGACTTCTACCTCACGCCGAAGGAAGGCCACCCGATCACGGCCGGCCTGGAACCGTTCCACCTCGTGGACGAGGCGTACCGCCGGATGCGGTTCTCCGACAAGATCACCCCCCTGCTGACGACCGACAACCCCGCGAGCGACCCGTGCGTCGCCTGGGTCGGCCCCGGGCCGTCGTATCGCGTCGCGGCCATCCAGCTCGGCCACGGGCAGACGGCCTTCCGGCATCCCTCGTATCGCACGCTGGTGCACAACGCCATCCTCTGGGCCGCCGGCCGGACGAAGTGACCCCGTAGCCCTCCCCTGCCCCCACCGGAGCGAACCGCGATGAAACTGGGACTCTATAGCATCACCTACCTGGGCCTCTGGTATCGCGGCGAGGCCCTCCCGCTGCCGGCCATGATCGCCCGGGCGAAGCAGTACGGCTACGACGGGATCGAGATCGACGGCAAGCGCCCGCACGGCAATCCGCTGGACTGGCCGACGCCGCGCTGCCGAGAGCTGAGGTCGATCGCCGACGGCGAGGGCGTGGAGATCTTCGCCGTCGCCGCCAACAACGACTTCAGCTACCCCGTGCCGGAGGTCCGCGAGGCCCAGATCGCCTTCGTCCGCGACCTGATCCGGATGACGGCGGACCTGGGAGCCCCGACGCTCCGCGTCTTCCTCGCCTGGTGGGGCGTGACGCGGCATCCGAAGATCGCCTCCTACAAGATCGCCAAGCAGCTCTATCCGGTGATCCACGAGCAGTTCCCCGAGGAGGAGGTCTGGGGCTGGTGCCGCGACGCCCTCGCCGAGTGCTGCCGGTATGCGGGCGATGCCGGCATCACGCTCTCGCTCCAGAACCACAAGCCGCTGATCAAGGACCATCGCGACGTGCTCCGGATGGTCGAGGAGATCAACTCCCCGCACCTGAAGGTCTGCCTCGACGCCCCGCTCATGCCCGACCGCAGCACCGAGGCCATCGATCGGGCCGCCGACGAGGTTGGCAAGCTCCAGGTCCTCTCCCACTACGGCGGCGAGTTCGAGCGCAGGGCGGACGGCTCGATCCGCGGCTTCGACATCTTCGACGGCGTGAACCGCGGCGACACGAACGAGTACTACCGGGACTTCGTCCGCGCGATGAAGCGGATCGGCTACGACGGCTACATGAGCTACGAGCTCTGCCACAACCTCCCGGAAGTGGACGGCCAGACGGTGGACATCGGCTACGCCCACGAGATGGCGAAGCTCGCGGCCGAGTTCATGCGCGACCTCATCGAGACGGCCTGAACGCGACGAGAGGAGGCCCGGCATGCGATCCCGCGGATCGATCATCCTCCCGGCACTGCTGGTGCTCCTCGCCTGGCCGGGCCTCGCCCCGGCGCAGCAGACGAGGCGGCTGCTGGTCGTCGGCGAGGCGAAGGGCTATCAGCACGACGCGATCACCACGGCGATGGTGACGCTCCACGACCTGGGCAAGTCCTCCGGGCGGTGGGAGACGACCTTCCGCACCGATTGCCGGAACATCACCAAGAAGCCGCTGAAGTACCAGGTGAAGAACCTGGACGCCTTCGACGCCGTCGCCTTCTACACCGACGGCGACCTCGCGATGGACGACTCCCAGAAGGCGGACCTCCTGTCGTTCGTCCGCGACGACGGCAAGGGCTTCATCGGGATCCACAGCGCGACGATCACGTTCCCGTCGTGGCCCGAGTACGCGAAGCTGATCGGCGGCTCGTTCGACGGCCATCCCTGGGGCCAGTTCGACGCCCCCCTCGTCGTCGAGGACGCCGCGTTCCCCGGCATGAAATTCCTGTCGCCGCGGTTCACGCTCCGCGACGAGATCTACCAGATCAAGGGCTTCTCGCGCGAGCGTTCCCGCGTGCTCCTGGGCCTCGACGCCTCGAAGCTCGACCTGAAGGTGAAGGGCGTCCGCGCCGGCGTCACGGACTTCCCCGTCATCTGGGCCCACCCCTACGGCAAGGGCCGCGTCCTCTACAACGGCCTGGGCCATCGCGATGAGGCCTGGGAAGATCCCGGGTTGCGAAGGATGTGGACCGCGCACGTCCTCTGGGCGATGGGGCTCGTCCCGGGCGATGCCTCGCCGCGTTGAGCGGAGGATACCTGGTTCGACGGTGTGACGAATCCTAGGCGAAGAGATCGTCCACCTTGACCTGCCATCCCGGCACGGCCGGGCCCGCATCGGCGACCTGCCCCTCGATGAACAGGACCGGCCGATCGGGGGCGCCGCCCTGGTAGGAGCAGATGCAGCGAGCGCGGGGATCGAGATCCCAGACCGCGAGGGTACCCGCCTGGAAGGAATCGGCTCGCCTCGCAGCCGGGCCCGCCTCGGCGGCATCGCCATAATCCGACTTGCTGAGGACCTCGACCGCGAAGGTGGGCGGGCCCGCGACGAAGGCCATGTCGTCGTCCGGCAAGGGTCCGTCGTAGAAGGACGCGTCGGGCGAGAAGGGCTCGCGACCCGAGGACAGCTCCGGGACGGTGAACCCCATGTTCTCGGTGTAGGCCTCGCCCCGGCCCGTGGCCCGGGCGTGCTGCCTCAGGCTCACGAAGATCTCGCCGCCGATCGCGTTGGGCCGGTGATCCGTGGGCATCAGGTGGACAATCCGCCCGGCGATCAGCTCGGACTTGACCTTCGCTTGGTAGAGGTCGCTGAGCGTTGCGGCCGGCTTTCGGGTCGCGGACGACATGCGACGTCTCCCTCGCGGACGAATCGGGTGGAGGGTAATCCGGTGAACCCTACTTATTCTACGGGGCGGGAATCATTCGAAGAATCACGGGTGTCGGCCATCGCCGCGCGGATTGTCTCGATCGCCGGCGGGTGGACCAGGCCGAAGGTCGCGTCGGCGCGGCGGCCGGAGACGTGGAGGCGGAGGAAGCCGCCGGAGACGGTCGTGGCGGAGAGCTCGGCGTGGCGGCCGAATCGCCCGAGGAGGCCGGTGGAAAGCATCATCGGGCCCTGGAGGAAGTCGGGCAGGACCGCGACGGCTCGCGGCCATCCGGCCACCCGGCCGACGAGCCGCCCCAGCTCGGGATAGCTCAGGTAGGGGCCGGCGATGGCGTAGCGGGCCCCGGGCTCGCCCGCGATGAGAGCCCGGCGATGGGCCGTCGCGATCACGGTCGAGTCCACGATCGGGATGCCCCCCCGGGGGAGGAACGAGACCGGGGAACTCGCGATCACGCGAAGCAGCCGCGTCGACGTCGGCTTCGGGTCGCGCGGGCCGAGGACCATCGCCGGGCAGAGCGTCACCGTCGAGAAGCCGCCCTCGCTCGCCCCGCGGACGATCGCCTCGGCCTCCCGCTTGGTGCGGCAATAGGGTGAATCGACGCATTCGAGGTTCCACGGCGTGTCCTCGTCCGCCGGCGCATCCGCCGTGCCTGAGGCGAGGGTGTGCAGCGTCGAGGTGAGGACGAACCGCTCGACGCCCGCGCGTCGGGCCTCGTCGAGGAATTGCCGGGTCGCCTCGACGTTGATGGCGCGGCTCAACCCCTTCGGGTCCTTCCCCAGGCTAACCCACGCGGCCGTGTGGATGACGCCGCGGACGCCCTCGACGGCCCGGAGACGCAGCCGCTCGTCGCGGAGGTCGCCCAGGATCCATTCGATCGGCGGGTCGCCCGGCTCTTCGAGGGGCCTTGTGCGGGCGAGCCCGCGCACGGAGTGGCCGGCGGCCGCGAGGTGCCGGGCGACGTGGCCGCCGACGAAGCCCCCGGCGCCGGTGACGAGGACGGGCCAATCGCCCGGGGCCGGGTCGGGGAACGAGCTGGGATGCTCCGCCTGGCTCACCGCGGGTTGGTCCGGGGCAGCGTCGGGTCCGGCTGCCAGAGGTAGAGGAAGGTCGGGAGCTTCGCCCGGTCGAGCCCCGGATAGCTCAGCGGCACCATGTCGTTGAGCCGCGGCGGGCCGGGGGCGATCGCGTAGGGCGAGCGGGCGGGGCTGGCCCCCCGGCTGAAGAGGATGACCTCGGCGTTCGAGGCGCCCGCCAGGCCCTCCGCCTCCGCGATCGCGTCGTCGAGGTAGCCGAGCCGGTCCACCATGTGGAGCTTCTGGGCCTGGGCCGCGGCGAGCACCCGGCCGTCGGCCAGGACCTTCCGGTCGGCGTCGTTCAGCGCCGGGCGGTGGCGCGAGACGCGGTCCATGAAGCGCTGGGCGAAGTCGTCGGCCATCTCCTGGAGGAGGACGCGCGTCGGGTCGTCGAGCGGCCGCGTCACGCTCCCCATGTCCACGAGCGGGCCGGCCTTGATCGGGTCGTCCACCACGTTGAGCTGCGCCATCGCGTCCGCGAGGTTGACGTGGTTGAACACCGCGCCGATGCCCCCGGTGATCGTCGTCGGATGCGCGACGATCCGGTCGCCGCCGACCGCGAGGTAGTACGCGCCGGACGTCGCCACGTCCATCAGGCAGGCGACGACGGGCTTCCGAGTCCGCTCCTTGAAGCGGTCGAGCTCCGCGGCCATGATGTCGCACGCCGTGACGCCGCCGCCCGGGCTGTGGATCCGCACCACGATCGCCGCGACGCGGCCGTCCGCCCGCGCGGCCTCGAGCTTCTCCCGGAACCCCGCGACCGGATTCTCGGACGAATCATAGAGCCCTTCCCTGTTCTGGTTCAGGAGCACGCCGTCCACGTCGATCAGGGCCACGCGCGGGGCACCCGCCGCGCCGGCGCGGATGACCGAGGACACCAGCGGCCCCGGGTCGATCGCGGCCGGCAGCTTCAGGGCCATCTCGCCCCTCACGTCGGACTGGGTCGCGACGCTGGCGGTCCCCTGGAAGTTGCCGGCCCCCTGGAACGTGGCGACGACCGGGATCGGGTGGCCGCAGCCCGCCAACAGGCCGGCCGCGACGGACAGGCCCAGGAGCCCTCGAGCAATCGGTTTGTGGGTTGTGACCGCCATGCAGGACCCGATATAACCGCGGTTCGTCCCGACGCGACAAGCCGCGCACGCCCCACGCCCCGGGGAGTTCCGCCGGCTCCTCTCCTCTTATCGACCGCCGCGGGCACGGACTTGCCCGCGGAATCCGCAAAACAGGTGTGATCGCGCCATGCTGCTCTCGCTCGCCCTCTACGGCATGCTCCTCGCCGCCCAGGCCCAGCCCGAAGGCCAGTCCGCCGCCATCGAGCCGGCCCATCGCAGGAACCCGGTCTACGAGGAGGCCCTGCGCACGGGTTTGGAGATTGACGGCCGGGCCAACCCGCTCCCATCTCCCATCCTGCGGGACGGCATGGACGCCGCGGCCGAGCGTGCGGCGCTCCTCCGCGTCGCCGGCTCCGAGCGGGCCCTCGCGGACCTGCTCCGGGATTCCGTCACCGCGCCGTACATCCTGAAGGTCCGCGACAAGAAGGCGAAGGACGCGACGATCCGCCTGGTGGACCTCTGGTTCGTCGTCCGGGCCGACCTCGACGCCCTGGACCCGGCCGAGGTCGCCGGCCAGTCCTCGGCCAAGCCGGTCGAGGCCGGCAACATGCGGTTCGAGAGCCGCCTCCTCGCCGATGATGAGCTGAAGGCGAAGGGCAAGGCCGCCGCCCACGGCCGCGATCTCTCGCGCTGGTACGTCGCGATCACGAGCGTGCTGCTGGACCGCATCGAGCTGCATGCGATCGACGAGGCCGTCGCCACGCGGTCCGCCCAGTCGATGGTCATCGGTGCCCGGACCGACTCCGGCTTCGGTGCCGACGCCAACCGATGGCGGAACGTCGGCCGCGACGCCGACGACGGGGCATTCCGGGCGTTCCAGGGGGGGCTCAGCTACACCAAGGTCAGCCGCCTGAAGGATCCCGCGGGCGCCCTGCTCGTCGAGTTCCACGCCGCGTTCAGCGAGCCCGAGGCGTGGTTCCGCGGGGCGCCGATCCTCCGGTCGAAATTCTCGCTGATCGCCCAGGACCAGATCCGCTCGCTGCGCCGCGAGCTGCTGCGGAACCGGCCGAAGGGGGCCGCGACATCGTCTGGCGCCCGCTGACGGCCAGCGACCGGCGGAGCGCATCCTCCACCCGCTCGCCGTCGAGCGGGGCCTTGCCCTTCGCCAGGGCCTGGGCCAGCTCGTCGGTCATCGGCCGGGGCTCGCCCGGCGGCAGCGACTCCATCGCGAACGACCACGAGACGGGCACCGCGCCCAGCAGCCGCTCCGCCTTCACGTTGAGGCGGCAGTCGAACGCGAGCCCGGGGGCCAGCTCCACCATCGGCAAGGTCGATGCCCCTCCGGCCTTCCTCGCGTCGAGGTCGTCGCCCCACGACAGGACGCGGAGGGCCCCGGTGCGACCGTCCGCGAGGAACGCGTAGGAGACGACCACCTTGTGGTGGTCCTCCCCGACTTGCAGGAGCGCGGGGCCCCGGTAGAGCGCGAACGTCGACGTCGATGCCACCAGCCGGCCGCGATTCACCTCCGCCTCCGCCGACTTCAGGACGGCGCCCTCGATCATCCCGAGGCTGACGCCCACGTCCTCCGCGCTCTCGGAGTCGACCACCACGTCGCCCCGGCCGGGCTGCGGCACGCAGAGCCCGACGCCGATCCTTCGCAGCACGAACCGCTCCGGGTCGGAGGCCGACGGCCCCACGTCGGCGAGGATCGCAGTCCGGAACAGCGCCGCCGTCCGCGCCGCGGAGGAGGGCAGCGTGTCCAGGTCGCCGGAGGCCATACGCGGCAAGGCCTTGAGGACGACGTGGCTCCACGTCCGCGGGGCCCGATCGTTCACGACCGTCCCGGGCGCGATCGCGACCTTACGGGCCGGGGGCGAGCCGTCGCCGGAGGGCGGCCCTTCCCCACCGTCAAGCCCGGCCGGCCAGGCCGCCGATAAGAAGGTGCCGAGCAACGCGATCGTAACGGAGATGCCGCTGCCCATGGAGTATTCCCTCACTCGCCGACTGCTCCGGTCTTCCATCCCGCCCGCAAACTTGAGGGCAACTTACCGATTCTCTCGCAATCCGTCCTCCCCGGTCGACAAAGCTCGCCCCTTTCACCCGCGATGCAGGACCGTAATCCCAGACACAACCTGAGTTTATCCAGGGTTTGTTTTCCAGACTTCGCAGGCTGCGCATTTTCCACACGTGCTAAAGTCGAGGGAACACCCTTGGTCCTCAATCGCGAGTCTCCTGCGATGCACTGGAATGAACACCGCATCATCGTGACGGCCCCCCCGGGGTTGGACGGTGCAGGGAT from Aquisphaera giovannonii includes these protein-coding regions:
- a CDS encoding sugar phosphate isomerase/epimerase family protein yields the protein MKLGLYSITYLGLWYRGEALPLPAMIARAKQYGYDGIEIDGKRPHGNPLDWPTPRCRELRSIADGEGVEIFAVAANNDFSYPVPEVREAQIAFVRDLIRMTADLGAPTLRVFLAWWGVTRHPKIASYKIAKQLYPVIHEQFPEEEVWGWCRDALAECCRYAGDAGITLSLQNHKPLIKDHRDVLRMVEEINSPHLKVCLDAPLMPDRSTEAIDRAADEVGKLQVLSHYGGEFERRADGSIRGFDIFDGVNRGDTNEYYRDFVRAMKRIGYDGYMSYELCHNLPEVDGQTVDIGYAHEMAKLAAEFMRDLIETA
- a CDS encoding Uma2 family endonuclease is translated as MSSATRKPAATLSDLYQAKVKSELIAGRIVHLMPTDHRPNAIGGEIFVSLRQHARATGRGEAYTENMGFTVPELSSGREPFSPDASFYDGPLPDDDMAFVAGPPTFAVEVLSKSDYGDAAEAGPAARRADSFQAGTLAVWDLDPRARCICSYQGGAPDRPVLFIEGQVADAGPAVPGWQVKVDDLFA
- a CDS encoding NAD-dependent epimerase/dehydratase family protein encodes the protein MSQAEHPSSFPDPAPGDWPVLVTGAGGFVGGHVARHLAAAGHSVRGLARTRPLEEPGDPPIEWILGDLRDERLRLRAVEGVRGVIHTAAWVSLGKDPKGLSRAINVEATRQFLDEARRAGVERFVLTSTLHTLASGTADAPADEDTPWNLECVDSPYCRTKREAEAIVRGASEGGFSTVTLCPAMVLGPRDPKPTSTRLLRVIASSPVSFLPRGGIPIVDSTVIATAHRRALIAGEPGARYAIAGPYLSYPELGRLVGRVAGWPRAVAVLPDFLQGPMMLSTGLLGRFGRHAELSATTVSGGFLRLHVSGRRADATFGLVHPPAIETIRAAMADTRDSSNDSRPVE
- a CDS encoding ThuA domain-containing protein; this translates as MRSRGSIILPALLVLLAWPGLAPAQQTRRLLVVGEAKGYQHDAITTAMVTLHDLGKSSGRWETTFRTDCRNITKKPLKYQVKNLDAFDAVAFYTDGDLAMDDSQKADLLSFVRDDGKGFIGIHSATITFPSWPEYAKLIGGSFDGHPWGQFDAPLVVEDAAFPGMKFLSPRFTLRDEIYQIKGFSRERSRVLLGLDASKLDLKVKGVRAGVTDFPVIWAHPYGKGRVLYNGLGHRDEAWEDPGLRRMWTAHVLWAMGLVPGDASPR
- the sppA gene encoding signal peptide peptidase SppA produces the protein MAVTTHKPIARGLLGLSVAAGLLAGCGHPIPVVATFQGAGNFQGTASVATQSDVRGEMALKLPAAIDPGPLVSSVIRAGAAGAPRVALIDVDGVLLNQNREGLYDSSENPVAGFREKLEAARADGRVAAIVVRIHSPGGGVTACDIMAAELDRFKERTRKPVVACLMDVATSGAYYLAVGGDRIVAHPTTITGGIGAVFNHVNLADAMAQLNVVDDPIKAGPLVDMGSVTRPLDDPTRVLLQEMADDFAQRFMDRVSRHRPALNDADRKVLADGRVLAAAQAQKLHMVDRLGYLDDAIAEAEGLAGASNAEVILFSRGASPARSPYAIAPGPPRLNDMVPLSYPGLDRAKLPTFLYLWQPDPTLPRTNPR